A window of Geminicoccaceae bacterium contains these coding sequences:
- the ccoS gene encoding cbb3-type cytochrome oxidase assembly protein CcoS → MSLLSWLVPVALGMGLVGLIAFLWSMRSGQLEDLDGAAERVLLYEADDAPLRDGNDRNRTYVAKTRSE, encoded by the coding sequence ATGAGCCTGTTGTCGTGGCTTGTCCCGGTTGCGCTGGGCATGGGACTGGTCGGCCTCATCGCCTTCCTTTGGTCGATGAGGAGCGGGCAGCTGGAAGATCTGGACGGCGCGGCCGAGCGGGTGCTGCTGTACGAGGCCGACGATGCACCGTTACGGGATGGAAACGACCGCAATCGCACTTACGTTGCGAAGACACGGAGCGAATGA